CACCAGTTGAGGATCACATTCAAAACCATGTTAACACCTGTTACAAAGGTAAGGATTTGGTTTTTTCCCATTGCCGAGATGAGCCTGACGGCCAGAATACCTATAAGATAACTGGGAGCCTGAAGTAAATAAGCTCGCTGAATTCCGGCCACCAAATGTGCCGCCTGGGCATCGAATGCCCCACGCTGAAAGATAAGACGTACTAAAGGTTCTGAAATCAGAATAAGGACTGTTACAAGAGGAACACTGGTGAGTAATAAGAGTTGGGTGTATCGCTTTAAAGTATGTCGGCAACCTTCCCAATCTTGTCGGGCAACCATTTCCGAGAAATAAGGTAGAATAGCCGTAGCTAGGGCAGTGGCCGTTATATTGGTTAAAAGAGAGGGAATTTTATTACCGAAATTAAGTCCGGCAATAGAACCCGCATCCAGACCAGAGGCCATTGCCTGATCGACCAGCGCAGTACTACCCATCATAAGAGTTCCTCCCATTAATGCCCCCGTTTGGAGGAATACCCGCCGCAGATCTGAGTTGATCGGTTCCCAGTTCAGCCTGAGACTATAACCTCTTCGTGCTAAAGCAAACTGTAAGACACTAAGCTCTATGCCTGCTCCTATAACCGTGGCCCAGACTAAAACTCTCACCCCCCAGCTCGAACCTGATAAAAGTAAAAGAAAGATGGTCACGAGGGGTGTAAAGACAGGAACCAGGCTGCTAAACCCAAAACGCTTTCCCGCCTGAAGTACTCCATGACATAAAGTACTTAGACCTCTCAAGAAAAAATAGGGGATAAGCCCCCAAATCAGGGAGAGGGTCAAGGCCTGCTTTTCCGGTGAAAAACCGTAAGCTATTATCCTTAACATCTGTGGGAGTACCCCTATAAAGAGGATAATCACCCCAACTATCCCAATCAAAAGAAATGTAACCGTATTTGCCAAAAAGCGTTGAGCATAAAGTGGAATACCTCGATTTTCAATCTGAGCAAATACAGGAATAAAGGAGGATTGGAAAGCATTTAGTAAAAGATCTAGAAAAAAACTTACAACGGTAAAGGCAAAAATAAAGGCATCTAGATCTGTCGTTATACCAAATACACTGGCCAGGATGGTCTCTTTAAAAAAACTTATTACCTTAACCAGTGACGTAATCAGGCCAATGGTTAGAGCTGCACCGACGATCTCTCGATTGACCGTACCGGTTGTAAATTGTCGCCAGCGTGTCAAAAGAACCCGGGATATCGTCACAAAAATACCCCTTACGGTAAAGAGGAATCTAAGGTAGTCTGAATAGACGGTTTAACTCTATAGCGGGAGATATACTCCAGAAGAAAAGCAAGTATTACCAAACCCAAGAGTGCAACGGCTCCTGCAGTAAGTACATTCATTTTCCTGTTGGGTTTAATAGGATTTTCAGGTATAACCGCCGAGTCTACGACCTTTAATTCCTGGGTTTTGGAGGCAACCTGGATTCGAGCTTCTTCAAACCTTTGTTTTAACGACTTATAAACTTCCTTAGCTAACTCATACGTCCTGGTTAGATTCTCTAATTTTATCTCCCTTTGGGCTAAGTCCTTCTGTAAATCGGTCAGCCGCTTTCCATTGGCTTCCAGATCTCTGGCCAGAACTGCTTTCCTGACCTTCAAACCTTCCAGGCCGGAAAGGGCTTCCACCAGCTTGGGCTCCAGTTCCTGGTATAGAGGATTTACCTGTTCATCTTTTGCCTGAATCCCCAACAAATCCAGGGGCGGTAGCTTCGAAACTTCCTGGACTACGTCCTTCATTATCGAATCGTTGGATATGGATCGGGAAAGCACCAGAATCTTCTTTTCATTTCCCAGCTTCTTACCCAATACGTCCACGACTGTATTTTGTTCCTCAATTATCTGATTGATTTCCAGAAGTTCCAGCTCGAGCCTTTCCTTCCCTTTCAGAAGGATTTCAACTTCTTTTCTTAATTTATCGATTTCTGAAGTTTCTTTAAAAGCCAGTAGCTCCTGCTCGGCTTTGGCCAGCGCCTCACTTGCCTCATCCAGTTGAGTTTTGAGAAAATCCCTGGACTTAACCGTTTCATCTTCATTGAGAGCTTTATTCAGTTCCACAGCCGAAACCGCTACCATATTGGCTATGTCTCGGGCCTTTTCAGGGTTTGTATACTCTACGTTAATACGAATCAGATTGGTACCTCTAAGGGGTACTACCGATATCATTCCATCCATCAGACTTTCAAGAGTTAAATTATAAGGGGGTTTATCTAAACTAAATTTCTCAAGAATTTCTTTAGCAACCGTTTGACTTTTGATGATCCCTACATACGTTTCGATAGGAGGAAGCCGGACTCCCACATTGCCCCCGATCTTCGGATCTGTGATAAGAAGAAGGGCTGTTGCTCGATACACTTTGGGCATCAGAAGACTTATTATCGCTGCTAAGATCATACAAAGCAGGGTTCCCCCTATAATCAAATACTTCCACTTCCAGAGTACCTTCAAATAATCCATTAAACTCGTTTCATCTGCCTCTTCTACGTCTGTTTTTACAATGAATTTTTCACTTACTTCGGCCATAGTTTTTCCCTGTAGTTTTTTTGCTTAAAAAGATAGGATTATCCCTTCATAAAGATTTCCTTCTCTACCAGGTGTGCTATAATTAACAAAAAACGGAAATCCTGTCAAGGGTTTTGTTGGCTTACGTCGATTTAACTCTTTGCTCTTTTCGGGTTTCACCCCGGGCCACCCCGGTTTTTTGATCCTTTGAACTGAGAATAGATTGATACCACTGAATGGTCCGACGCAGACCTTCTTCGAAGGGTGTCGAAGCTCTGAAGCCAAAGAGTTGTTCGGCTCGACCAATATCCAGCTTGCGCCGGGGTTGTCCATTCGGTTTCGTAGTATCCCATACAATCCTCCCCTCAAACCCCATCAGTCGGCCAATGGTTTCTACCAACTCTTTAATACTGATCTCGAAGGCACTCCCCAGGTTCACCGGCTGACTGTCGTTATAACGCTCGGTCGCCAGCAAAATACCCTCTGCAGCATCCTCTACATAGAGAAACTCACGGGTGGGCGAACCATCTCCCCAGACCGTAACGATGGGAATAACTGTATCTTGCCGGCCGGTACTTTCTGTAGCCGACTTAGCAAGCTCCCCGGCCTCAATGAATTTCCGAATAAGGGCCGGAATTACATGGGAGGACTCCAGGTCAAAATTATCTCCAGGTCCGTAAAGATTAGCCGGTAACAAAAAGATGGAGTTGAAACCATATTGCCGACGGTAAGCCTGACTTTGAACCAGGAGCATCTTCTTGGCCAGGCCGTAAGGAGCATTGGTTTCCTCGGGATAGCCATTCCATAGATCTTCTTCTTTAAAAGGTACCGGCGTATACTTGGGATAGGCACATACGGTACCGATGGCTACAAACTTACTTATACCGGCCCGCCAGGCCTCGTGCAGGAGTTGTACACCCATTATCAGGTTGTCATAGAAAAACTCCGCCGGATGGGCTTGATTGGCCCCGATACCTCCTACCCTTGCGGCCAGATGAATAACTATATGGGGTCGGACCTGGGTAAATAAACGCCGAATGGTAGTTAAATCCCTCAAATCATAATCCTTACTCCGGGGAACGAAAATCTCCGCCGCTCTCCGTTCCCTAAGCTTTTTAACTACAAAGGTACCCAAAAATCCGGCACCACCGGTCACAACAACACGTTTGTTTTTCCAAAATTCATTACTGTTCGGCCAGTCCTGAACCGCCTCTGGCTTATTCTCGCTCATAGAAGATTCCTATTTCAGGAGCAGTTTTTTTCTCACCTGACCCCCCCCACGCGCCAGGATAAGTAGATTAACCGTCCCAGGATAAGTAGATTAACCGTCCCCGGTTGACAATTAGGTTAGCCCCAGCGGGACGACCTGTTTAACAGGCTGCTGCTCCGAAACTTGAAAAAACTTCTGGATGACTGAAACCCCGACGCAAGTCGGGGGGCTACCCACGGTTCGCCCTGGATGGAGCTTTTTATCCTTATCCTGGCCCCTATGCTCCCCTAACCCCCTTCCCGACGTGGGAAGGAGGAACTTGGGGATAGCCTGGGTCCTCCTTACATAACAATTCCATGGAGTTCCTTCGAACCTTCAGGTAATATTCTCACAGTAAACAGGTAATATTCTCCCGGTAAAGTAGATATAGGTTAATAAATATAGGGAGCTTTGTCAAAGGTTTTCTAATAATTTAATAGGTGGAAGAAGAACCCCCCCCCCATCCCCCCTCACTAACCATTACCCACATTTTTTCATTTCAGGGGATTAATAACTGGTTTAGCTATCTTGCTGGTTGAGTAGCGAAATGCATTGAATCTCCTTCGTGAGGGAAAGATCCCTCTTTTTGCAAGGTGGGTCAACCGGGACGGTTGACCTACTAACTACTAACCGTTTTGAACCCATCCTCCCAAATCGAAAAATGTGGGTAAAGATAAGCCGTCCACGGGGAGGGAGAAGAGGGAGGGGGCCAGGGGTGAGGGTTACTTAAAAATTAGAATATTTGACAAATAAACTATGTCGATATAATATGATAAAGTTTGAATACGGCTTTTTGTTCAGGATCAAAAAATCTACCCTTTTCCTTCAAAGCGTCGTCTTGCATTCGGGTCGAGTTGGGGTTAATTAAAAGAATATTTTTATTTCATCGAGGTTGTCACCATGAATTCAATTTCCCCTGAGGGTAATACAAAATTTTCTAAAGCTCACAGGGAGCGTTCCAGCCTGTTAGAGTTGCTCGAATCTGCTCCCGGTGAGAAGGTTGCTGTCGTTTTACCTGAGACCGGAATTCGAATTACCTACGATTCACTGCGGGCTCAGGTTATGTCTATAGCCCATACCTTTGCAAAGGCCGGAATTTATCCGGGTGATCGTATAGCCCTTGCTTTACCCAACGGACTCCCGGCCATTGTATGTTTTCTTGCAGCCTCCTTTGTCGGTACCGCCGCTCCCTTAAATCCCGGTTACCGTTATGAAGAATTCTGCTTCTACCTGGAGGATACGGCAGCCCGGGTTCTGGTCATTCCTCCTGAGGGTGGAGACGAAGCCCGACGCGCTGCAGGTGAGCGAATTCCTGTTTTGACCGTAGAAATCGATTCCGATGGTCTGGTCCGGCTTTCTACTCCGGAGCGTGGGCACCCTGCCCGTCATAGTCCCAGATTGGAACCCTATCCCGAAGATATAGCCCTTGTCCTACATACCAGCGGAAGCACGGGACGACCCAAACGGGTGCCTCTCCGACATTTCAATCTGGCCGTTTCTGCCCGGAATATCGTGAATACCTATAAGCTAAATCCTGACGATGTGTCCCTCTGCGTAATGCCACTCTTCCACGTTCACGGACTGGTTGCTTCGGTTCTGTCAACCTTACTTTCCGGTGGTACGGTGGTTGTCCCGGCCCGGTTTAATCCTCTTTCGTTCTGGCGCATCGTTCGAGATCATAGGGTTACCTGGTATTCTGCAGTTCCTACGATCCATCAACTTCTCTTAGCCCGCACCGGAAAAGGGTCCGAAAAACCCGCCGGTACAGAATCTTTGCGATTTATTCGATCTTGCAGTGCTCCCCTTTCACCCGAACTGATGCAAAGGATGGAGGAAATCTTCGAGGTTCCCGTACTTGAAGCCTACGGTATGACGGAAGCTGCCCATCAGATGGCTTCAAATCCACTTCCTCCGGGTATCCGTAAACCGGGTACCGTAGGACGGGGAACCGGCGTTCAAATCGGTATTATGGATTCTACCGGACAACTCCTGGAACCGGGTCAACCCGGAGAAGTGGTTATTCAGGGAGCTAACGTCATTCAGGGATACGAGAACAATCCGGAGGCCAATATAAGTTCTTTTGTAAACCGATGGTTTCGCACCGGAGATCAAGGGGTTCTCGATGGAGACGGTTATTTACGGCTTATTGGAAGGATTAAAGAATTAATTAACCGGGGAGGAGAGAAAATCTCTCCCCGTGAGATTGACGAGGTTTTGCTGACGCATCCGGCTGTGACAGAAGCCGTATGCTTTGGGGTTCCCCACCCAACGTGGGGTGAGGAAGTCGCAGCCGCCGTAGTTTTGCAACAGCAGGTAAGTGAATCGGATCTCCTGAGGTATTGCCAGGATCGCCTGGCCGACTTCAAGTGCCCTAAGAAGATATACCTTGTAGATTCGATCCCGCGGACCGCAACTGGAAAGATCCAACGCCGTGCGGTTGCCGAAGCTTTTTCAGGAAATCAAAAATAACTTTACCTCTATGCTGTAAAGTTAATCTTGATAAATCCTTAAAAGCTCCATCAGGAGCTGACTGTTTGGACCCCCAAACGTCTCGTTTGACTCCTCCAGCAGCAATGTGGGTTGGATCTGTTCCGAATCGGTCGCTCCTGGTGGAGCTTCCTCTCATAAGGCTGGGAATCTGTTTTGCTACAAATAGATCCCTCCTAACGGGGTTTTTAAGGTATATTAAAACTAACTTTACAAGGTAGTATACTTTGTAAAGTTAATTCTGGGTGATTCTCCCTCACCCTCGGCTCCCTCCCTCTTCTCCCTCCCCGTGGACGGGGAGGGAAGGGGTGGGGGCGGAAAGGGGAGTGGGAAGATCTCCGGGCCGCCTCTCCCGAAGCCTCAGGAGAAGGGGGTTGGGGGGGATGAGGGCAGAACAGTTAAAAGTACTAAGTAAATGAAATTTGTCATTGCCGGTGCAGGCGCCATTGGCGCATATATGGGAGCCCGTATGGCCCGGGTGGGTCTGGACGTTACGTTATTTGCCCGGGGGGCTCACGTTCGTGCCATGCAGGAGCATGGAGTCCGGGTTAAAAGCCCAGAGGGGGACTTTGAAGTGAGGCCTGGAGTAACAGATAATCTGGAAACCCTGGGTCCGGTTGATGTGATTATCCTCGGGGTCAAAGCCCACAGTCTGCCGGAACTGGCACCCAGATTGCATCCCCTGCTGGGTCCGGATACAGTCGTAGTCAGTACCCAAAATGGCATTCCCTGGTGGTATTTTCAGCATCACGGCGGTGAGTTTGAGGGACTTCGGTTGGAGCGGGTGGACCCGGGTGGTGTCATCTCTTCTGCCATTGAACCCCACCGGGTGGTCGGTTCCATCGTTTATTTTTCAACCGAGATCATCCAACCCGGGGTAATCCGACATATCGAAGGTAACCGTATCTCCCTGGGTGAACCCGACGGTACACGCTCCGATAGATGTCGTAAGATCGCAGAAGCATTGATCCAGGCAGGCTTTCGATGCCCTGTTACAACCCATATTCGCCACGAAATTTGGGTTAAACTCCTAGGTAACGTGGCGTTTAATCCCATCAGTGCCCTGACCGGTGCCACACTGGTCCAAATGGTTCGTGATCCGGAGGTTTCGGCTCTGGTCCGCCACATCATGAGGGAAGCAGAAGCTGTGGCCACCAGACTTGGACTCGAATTGCCCATTTCCATCGAGCAGAGAATGGCAGGGGCTGAAAAAGTTGGGGAGCACAAAACCTCCATGCTCCAGGACCTGGAAGCCGGACGACCCCTGGAGCTGGAAGCTATTGTCGGAGCGGTAGTTGAATTGGGAGAACGTCTGGGACTTCCCATGACCCATACCCGTACTGTCTATGCCTGTACAAAACTCCTGGCCCACTGTAAAAGCCGACGGATTTAAACCTGCCTTTAATTTTAAAAACCAGCCCGCTTCCTCTCAAAAGTCCTTCAACCTGGGATAAAAGAACCATAGATTATTGACAAACCTTTATAAAAAGGATAAGTTAACCTCTTTAAAATTACTTTTGTGGAAATAAGCCCGGGAACCCTGTTAAAGGGTCCTTCATATCGTAGAACCTTAGATTAAAAAATTCTGAAAAGTTAAAAATAACAAAAATTCTTTTGAAAAAAATATGAACGAGCCTTCTTTAATCCGATTCGAGGGGACATGGACCCTTCGCCAGGAAACAGCCTCGTGTTTTGCTCAACTGGTTTTGAAGGGGATTCGTAGGGAATATCCCCACTATTTCGGTCATGTGGCAAATGAGGACCGGGAGATAAAGACTCCAAAAGCCTTACATCCCGCCTTCTATGGTTGTTTTGACTGGCATTCATCTGTACACGGACATTGGTTGCTGGTACGCCTTCTACGCCTATTTCCTGAATTGCCGGAAGCCGGACAGATTCGTTGGGTACTCAACGAACATTTAACCGCTGAAAATATTTCGGTGGAAGTGGATTATTTTCAACAACCTCATCATAAATCCTTTGAACGCACGTATGGATGGGCCTGGTTATTAAAACTTGCAGAAGAGCTTTATAACTGGGACGATTCAGATGGTAAAAACTGGTCCAGAAACCTGGATCCACTGACCCAGGTAATAATCTTACGTTATCTTGACTTTCTCCCCCGACTCCTCTATCCCATGCGTACCGGTGTTCATTCGAATACGGCTTTTGGTCTTGCCTTTGCTCTGGATTATGCCAGGACCACAGGTCATTCAGAACTGGAAAACCTGGTGGTGGAGCGGAGCCTGACCTACTTTTTGGCGGATAAGACCTATCCGGCTGCCTGGGAACCGGGCGGAGAAGACTTTCTGTCCCCCTGTTTAATGGAAGCCGATCTCATGCGTCGGGTATTAGAACCCGATAGATTTAAAGATTGGTTTCATCCTTTCTTACCGACCTTGAGGAAGGGAGAACCCAGAACTTTGCTGGAACCTGTAAAAGGGATAGACAGAAGTGATCCTAGAATTATCCATCTGGATGGGTTGAACCTCAGCCGGGCCTGGAATATGCGAAGTATCGCTTCGGCCTTAGCAGTAGACGATCCGGCACGGGAAATCCTCGCCTGTGCAGCCCTTCAACACGCCCAAGAAGCCCTTGCCCACGTTATCAGTGGCTACTATGCAGGAGAACACTGGCTGGCAACCTTTGCGGTCTATTTACTATCCACCCCGGATCCTTTAAAAGAAGAAATCGTGGAGACCCGGAGAATCCAGACAAAGGAATAATACCAATACAAAGCGGTAGGATCATTTTAAATTTTTCTTGATTTCTTAGAAATGAATCCTCTAAACTCTAAGCCAAAATTTTTTAGGAAAAGGATTCTCATTCATGGAAATACAAAGTCCCAGGGGGAGTGTTTTAATCATAACCTTATTCATGGTTTCGATTCTTTACCTTCTAGGTATCTCCCTGCTGTTACTTTCCTTTACCGAGACGACCCTTTCAGATTTGGAGGTCCGATCTATGCAGTCTCTTTATCTGGCCGAAAGTGCTTTGGCCGAAGGACTGGCTAAATTAAGAACAAATCCAGACTATCGTACGGATCTCAATGATACCCTTCCTATCGGAACGAACGTGGGATTATATTCGGTTAAGTTCTATGATGGCACCAATGATGGAAATGGTTATTATCGACCTGCACTCTCGCCCTTCCTTTATCAGATTATCCTGGCCGGTAAAGGAACCGTCCCGGGATTTCGAACCTCCGCTCAGACAGAAATAGAGGCCGAAGTTGTCCTGAAACCCTTTGTGATGCTCTCAGAAGAGTCTCTGGATATAAGAGATGGGAGCGTCATTCAGGGAAATATCCATGCCAATCAGCAGGTTACCCTTTCTCCGGCATCTACAGTTACCGGAAATGTGACCACGAGCGGAAGTCTTACCAACCAGGGAACGGTTACGGGGGTTATCTCCTTTCTGGAACCATCCATTCGCCTGCCTGTACTCACGACTCAGCCTTATTATCCGACGTATACCTACCAGGGTACCACCTATTCTGCTCAAAAACTGACCTCCGTTTCGGTTCCTCTTCCGAATCCGCCCGGTAATCCACCGCCGTATCCCAATATCGAATTCTATCAAGGTACCACAAGCTCCGGAAATCCAGCCGGAGTTTACTATGTGGATGAGCCGATTACGGCCAGTCTTGTTCAAATCGATTTAACAGGAACGCTCATCCTGCTCCCTTCTGCGGGAGATCTTAATATAAGCGGGGCTGTTAGAATTACTCCGGTGGGTTCTTTTCCGGCCATCCTGAGTTCCCGCCATCTGCAAATTAGAATGATGGGAAATCTCAGCTCTTTTGGGGTAACAGGGAATTTAATCCAGGGTCTCATTTATACCGACGGGGACATACTCCTGATAGGTGAAGACCTATCAGGAAGGGCAGTTGAGGGTATGCTCATAGCCCATGGGATTACCACCCAGGGTATCCCAAACCTGCAGATCAACTATACCCCCAGCATATTGTCAAATCCACCACCAGATTTAGATTTAATTGAAGTTCTGAGCTGGAAGCAAA
The sequence above is a segment of the Candidatus Limnocylindrales bacterium genome. Coding sequences within it:
- a CDS encoding lipid II flippase MurJ: MTISRVLLTRWRQFTTGTVNREIVGAALTIGLITSLVKVISFFKETILASVFGITTDLDAFIFAFTVVSFFLDLLLNAFQSSFIPVFAQIENRGIPLYAQRFLANTVTFLLIGIVGVIILFIGVLPQMLRIIAYGFSPEKQALTLSLIWGLIPYFFLRGLSTLCHGVLQAGKRFGFSSLVPVFTPLVTIFLLLLSGSSWGVRVLVWATVIGAGIELSVLQFALARRGYSLRLNWEPINSDLRRVFLQTGALMGGTLMMGSTALVDQAMASGLDAGSIAGLNFGNKIPSLLTNITATALATAILPYFSEMVARQDWEGCRHTLKRYTQLLLLTSVPLVTVLILISEPLVRLIFQRGAFDAQAAHLVAGIQRAYLLQAPSYLIGILAVRLISAMGKNQILTFVTGVNMVLNVILNWWFMQIWGVYGIALSTSTVYLVSTILCMGFATRLLK
- a CDS encoding Wzz/FepE/Etk N-terminal domain-containing protein; this translates as MAEVSEKFIVKTDVEEADETSLMDYLKVLWKWKYLIIGGTLLCMILAAIISLLMPKVYRATALLLITDPKIGGNVGVRLPPIETYVGIIKSQTVAKEILEKFSLDKPPYNLTLESLMDGMISVVPLRGTNLIRINVEYTNPEKARDIANMVAVSAVELNKALNEDETVKSRDFLKTQLDEASEALAKAEQELLAFKETSEIDKLRKEVEILLKGKERLELELLEINQIIEEQNTVVDVLGKKLGNEKKILVLSRSISNDSIMKDVVQEVSKLPPLDLLGIQAKDEQVNPLYQELEPKLVEALSGLEGLKVRKAVLARDLEANGKRLTDLQKDLAQREIKLENLTRTYELAKEVYKSLKQRFEEARIQVASKTQELKVVDSAVIPENPIKPNRKMNVLTAGAVALLGLVILAFLLEYISRYRVKPSIQTTLDSSLP
- a CDS encoding GDP-L-fucose synthase, translated to MSENKPEAVQDWPNSNEFWKNKRVVVTGGAGFLGTFVVKKLRERRAAEIFVPRSKDYDLRDLTTIRRLFTQVRPHIVIHLAARVGGIGANQAHPAEFFYDNLIMGVQLLHEAWRAGISKFVAIGTVCAYPKYTPVPFKEEDLWNGYPEETNAPYGLAKKMLLVQSQAYRRQYGFNSIFLLPANLYGPGDNFDLESSHVIPALIRKFIEAGELAKSATESTGRQDTVIPIVTVWGDGSPTREFLYVEDAAEGILLATERYNDSQPVNLGSAFEISIKELVETIGRLMGFEGRIVWDTTKPNGQPRRKLDIGRAEQLFGFRASTPFEEGLRRTIQWYQSILSSKDQKTGVARGETRKEQRVKST
- a CDS encoding acyl--CoA ligase, which encodes MNSISPEGNTKFSKAHRERSSLLELLESAPGEKVAVVLPETGIRITYDSLRAQVMSIAHTFAKAGIYPGDRIALALPNGLPAIVCFLAASFVGTAAPLNPGYRYEEFCFYLEDTAARVLVIPPEGGDEARRAAGERIPVLTVEIDSDGLVRLSTPERGHPARHSPRLEPYPEDIALVLHTSGSTGRPKRVPLRHFNLAVSARNIVNTYKLNPDDVSLCVMPLFHVHGLVASVLSTLLSGGTVVVPARFNPLSFWRIVRDHRVTWYSAVPTIHQLLLARTGKGSEKPAGTESLRFIRSCSAPLSPELMQRMEEIFEVPVLEAYGMTEAAHQMASNPLPPGIRKPGTVGRGTGVQIGIMDSTGQLLEPGQPGEVVIQGANVIQGYENNPEANISSFVNRWFRTGDQGVLDGDGYLRLIGRIKELINRGGEKISPREIDEVLLTHPAVTEAVCFGVPHPTWGEEVAAAVVLQQQVSESDLLRYCQDRLADFKCPKKIYLVDSIPRTATGKIQRRAVAEAFSGNQK
- a CDS encoding 2-dehydropantoate 2-reductase, with protein sequence MKFVIAGAGAIGAYMGARMARVGLDVTLFARGAHVRAMQEHGVRVKSPEGDFEVRPGVTDNLETLGPVDVIILGVKAHSLPELAPRLHPLLGPDTVVVSTQNGIPWWYFQHHGGEFEGLRLERVDPGGVISSAIEPHRVVGSIVYFSTEIIQPGVIRHIEGNRISLGEPDGTRSDRCRKIAEALIQAGFRCPVTTHIRHEIWVKLLGNVAFNPISALTGATLVQMVRDPEVSALVRHIMREAEAVATRLGLELPISIEQRMAGAEKVGEHKTSMLQDLEAGRPLELEAIVGAVVELGERLGLPMTHTRTVYACTKLLAHCKSRRI
- a CDS encoding DUF2891 domain-containing protein, producing MNEPSLIRFEGTWTLRQETASCFAQLVLKGIRREYPHYFGHVANEDREIKTPKALHPAFYGCFDWHSSVHGHWLLVRLLRLFPELPEAGQIRWVLNEHLTAENISVEVDYFQQPHHKSFERTYGWAWLLKLAEELYNWDDSDGKNWSRNLDPLTQVIILRYLDFLPRLLYPMRTGVHSNTAFGLAFALDYARTTGHSELENLVVERSLTYFLADKTYPAAWEPGGEDFLSPCLMEADLMRRVLEPDRFKDWFHPFLPTLRKGEPRTLLEPVKGIDRSDPRIIHLDGLNLSRAWNMRSIASALAVDDPAREILACAALQHAQEALAHVISGYYAGEHWLATFAVYLLSTPDPLKEEIVETRRIQTKE
- a CDS encoding polymer-forming cytoskeletal protein; this encodes MEIQSPRGSVLIITLFMVSILYLLGISLLLLSFTETTLSDLEVRSMQSLYLAESALAEGLAKLRTNPDYRTDLNDTLPIGTNVGLYSVKFYDGTNDGNGYYRPALSPFLYQIILAGKGTVPGFRTSAQTEIEAEVVLKPFVMLSEESLDIRDGSVIQGNIHANQQVTLSPASTVTGNVTTSGSLTNQGTVTGVISFLEPSIRLPVLTTQPYYPTYTYQGTTYSAQKLTSVSVPLPNPPGNPPPYPNIEFYQGTTSSGNPAGVYYVDEPITASLVQIDLTGTLILLPSAGDLNISGAVRITPVGSFPAILSSRHLQIRMMGNLSSFGVTGNLIQGLIYTDGDILLIGEDLSGRAVEGMLIAHGITTQGIPNLQINYTPSILSNPPPDLDLIEVLSWKQKE